The Pieris napi chromosome 20, ilPieNapi1.2, whole genome shotgun sequence genome segment CTCACCAAAGTCACACAcacttaaaaaacaaaagagtaaTAACTTTATGCAAATCATAATGCAACACTCAAACACGACCGGTACAAACTCGACGCGTGCACTAAATTAGTGACCGTGGTCAAGGTAAATGTCTTTTATACATTATCATAATgatcattaattattaacaccCTATTCTCATTACTAAATAGTTAATATGTATTAGTAATACTCTGTACGCCAATAGAAATAGCTACAGATCATCAAATTTAACTTGGTATTGactgtaaaataaacaaatcataGTAGATAACTAAGTTACTGTATTAAGCGATAAATTTGACAAATTGATAATTGTTATTGGTTCGCCGGAAATTGTAATCGCGAAAGATTTTTCAGAACAGATggcatattaaaaaaatcatagaatAATATAGAGTAGTTACAAATATAACGtgaataaactactatttaTAGATTAACTATATACTAAGATCGGTAAAATACCCACACGTAATAATTAAAGCCACACATGACGGATCAAAAATTCCAATTATATGACTTTGTAATTAAGATTTCATCAGAAAAGCAAAATACTATCATAAGTGTGAATAATACTAACCGCTTAATGAAGCATCTGATGCTCAGAGTAATTAAAGTAACGTAATGATTCATGTTTATGGCactgatataaatttaagatgTATATAGACAGACTCAGaacagttttaataataatcattttctTTTCTGCACTGTTTAgctacaacattttaaaaatttcgcGCCAACctataaaattacttacattTGGCACAGagcatatataatttaaatttgtgacATCTACAACACGCGTCAGCCTGACAGCTGACGGCTATGAATACTCGAATATAACTtcctacttttttttttacttggggAAATGCATTGCGCATACCGCGGTGCGTTTGCTTAGTGCgggagggttatgtgggactcgcgattgtgcatacccactaaaaccccaaggcACCACCAACAATCGCCTTAGGCGGGATGCGTTAACAGCAGAGCCCTATCCGCTTCCCGACATGCGATTCTTCACAGATCGGGCCATACGCTTTTAGGAATAGCTAGGGGAGATCGGGTCCAGTGCTTGCAGGGATGGATCACCATCCCTTCTTTTGAACGCATGGATCCATGCTTCCCCGCTTGGGCACTCTTTAGGTGGCGAGGATTTGACGGGCCTGCGGTTTCTTTCGCCGCCGCGGATGGGTTCCGGGACAAAGCTCCCTGGTCCTTTCCGCTTCTTCTTTGACTTTCATGACCGACTCGCAGAAATTGTAGAAGATTTTCCACGAGCCGTCATTTCCTGCCAATAACTTCCTACTGCATTATACTATTGGTGCGTTCCACTAAGCGCTCACGACGCTCACGCTCACGACCGCTGATTTCCCCATTCCACTTGATTGTCAATGTTACTGTCGTTAACTCAAGTGGAATGGATTATGAGCGTTTCGGGCGTTCatgtaaatattacaaatgtcAAGTTTGAAAATAGTAGAATTTTAAGGAGGTTAGGTAATCATAAACAATAAGTTTTGATATTTGtgacttaaatttatttatgttaaaagtgaagaataattgaatattttataaataattttcgtgAAGTTATCAAACaacttaagtttaaatataatcgaaATGGCTTTGACGGCAGTTGGATATTTGCTTATGCATCGCAATAAAGCTCCAGAAACTAGTTCATCTAGCTCAGATGAAGAATGGGatgcaattataaaaaattataatcgtGAAAACCGACAACTTAGGCCACGTATTATTGACtatgaaaatgtaatttttcgCTATTCGGATGAAGAATTTAAAAGTCATTTCAGGTACATAATTCTCTATCTCATTAGActgtacattttaaaatattgtttaattgcAGGCGTAGATTATACTTGTTGATGCCAACCCCCAGGACACCgtataccgcgacgagagctAAGACCCTTTCATTCGGCGAAGCatataattagtttatttaactatattttatttttttagaatttcaaGGAACACATTCAATTATTTACATGATATAATAGAAGAAAATTTGGTTCGACATGTCCCTGGGTGCCCTACAATTCCATCTCATCATCAATTAATGATAGCCCTTTGGAAAATGGCAACAATGGATTCATATAGGTcacttttatgaaaaataaactattttggATGTATTTATACTATAATTGAGAAGTATGAAAtacaactatatttttttttaaatctttattatagATCAGTTTGTGACAGATTCAACGTAGGCCGAGCCACTGCTGTGAGAGCTGTACGTCGAGTTTGCCacgctttatttataaaatcctCAAGATTTATACAATGGCCTACGGGGGAACGTGCTATAGAAGTGATGCATGGATTTGAAAGAGCGAGTGGCTTTCCAAAAGTAATAGGGGCAATTGATGGTACTCATATTCGTATTAATGGTCCAAAACAAAATCATGCAGATTATATTAATCGGAAAGGATTTCATTCTATTCAGTTACAGGTATTTAGCGACTGTTATTTTAAAGCACACTACTAACTTTagtattgaaaattaatttacatatagtTAAAATGTTCTACAGATCGTATGTGATGGACATCCTGGGTCTGTTATGCTGGACATCCTGGGTCTGTTCATGATCAGAGAGTTTTCCGTTTATCAGAAGTTGCAGATTACGTAAATGATGATGATAAATTCTTAGAAAATTGCCATATGCTAGGCGATGCTGCGTATGAAATACATCAACACTTACTTACTCCGTATCGAGATAATGGACATTTAACTGGAAAACAAAGAAACTATAATTATCGTCATTCAGCTGCACGAGTGACTGTTGAACGATGTATTGGATTATTAAAAGGACGCATGAGAAGTTTATTACATTGTCTACCAATGACAAGAGTCGATTTAATGGCTGAGTACATCATTGCATGCTGTGTCGTCCACAATATCTGCATTTTACAAGGAGATGAGTTAAATGTAATCACTATCCCTGAACATAATCAAGAAAACGtagaaaataatggaaactaTTCACGTGAAGTCAGGAGAACTGCAGGAGTTATTAAAAGAGATGCTATTATGAATTCCTTGTAAAACTGGTAGAAAACTCATCATAAATCCTGTTAGGAGTAATCACAATAGTTTTATAGGACCGAAAATTATCAAAGTTGTATGATCATTGGATTTTTGGACATTTgagtgaaaataataatttgatgtaaattgtatgaactataaataaattttttaatatttacaaattattacaaactaattttttttaatttaacatttaaattcttatttgttggctaatttttctaaaacttcaaGAAATTTCTCGTCCATTTTCATTCGCTCTAagtgacttttttttttattttcttcatgTTCCTCTTTTTGATGCAATCTTTTTTCCAGTAAAGATGCTATCGACGCCTTCCTTGTTTCTAGAATGAAATTGAATttgtaaattagttttttttgtagacAATGAAAATTATCTCACATAATCAACCTACTTAGTGAACATCCGCTATCAGATCCCGCTGTACTATCATTATTTTCTGCTTCTTTCAATGACAGACCAGTAGAAGATGCAACTGCAACTGGATtgcaccatgcttttttgccAAAAATTTCATCCATAATCTAccaaaagtatattataaaaataattatataaaatatatttaatgaataagaaaattgtttattggttttataaaatattcaagtaaatgtaaaatttatgaaaatattgagtAATTTGTACTAACATCGTAAAACTGCCATGTCTTTCTATTATTTCCTGACTTATTGTTATGATCCTTAGTagatttatatgttttttttaggcTTCGTATTTTAGAATGACATTGCGGTCCGGTCACATCGtatcctttttttttcatatcttgggatattttattccatacttgtttttgagaaatttttcCACTGTTCAGAGTTCCTTCCATAGACCTATATaattccaataataataatacgcaGGGTGAGTTCCACCTGTATACTGAAGTTTCTCctgtgcaaaaaaaaaataaatataattaaaattctcgcataatatattatatgaaataaaatgataatagAATTTCAGATGTTCATTAAACCTTCAAATTGTGGAGTTTCAGAGTTGAGATTATCACTATCAAGCCGTTCTTCAATAAAACTCTCTGAAGTCTCTTCAATAAATTCTTGATCTACTTGAACAGATGCGGAAGCTTCAGCTTTTCTTAATAGCTCAGTTGCAAAAAATACAtctgcaaataaaataaatttactaaatatatatgtgaagTATGTATATACTGATTACTGGCATACAAGAAGTTGCCTTAGCAACAATCtcgttttaagaaatataataatagtttgatTAAAAATGTCTAATACAAAAgctatgtatttctgtaatattaataaaaccttaaatCCTGATCTATCTTTCGTATCGACTCATTAAAACCTTACATGGTAGCAGAGCGTTTAGtaaaaggaataaaaaaaaaaaaggaaaaagcgaaataaaaaatgtcgatCGCAAGAATAGATCCTCtaacaaaagaaaactatGATACATGGGTAATACAGGCTGAAGCAGTCCTAGTAAGAAACAAATTATggaaatacattgaaagtccTTTAAGTAAGGATCCAAGTGCAGCTGAAACAGAAGGTGACAGACAAGCCAGATCGGAACTAATTCTTATGATTTCTCCCTCTGAGCTTAACCAAATCAAAAAATGCCTATCTGCAAAAGCCGTTTGGAATAAACTACAAGACATTTACGCTAGCAAAGGACCTGCCCGTAAAGCTTTTTTACTGAAACAACTAATCCTAAATAAATTAGATGGACATGAAATACAAAGTCATCTAAACAAATTCATGGATATAGTTAACAAACTGGCAGACATGGACATAATTATCAATGAAGAccttttaacaatattaatgCTATACAGCCTCTCGAAAGAATACGAGAACTTCAGAGTCGCTATTGAATCACGAGATGTTCTTCCTAAGCCTGAAgagcttaaaattaaaataatcgaaGAATATGAAGCTCGccataatcacaataaaaccaaTGACGACGAATCTGAATCCTCTATTCAAGAAGAAGCTTTATATGCATCCTGTAAAGTTTGTAAACGAAGAGGTAATATCTTTAAACACAAACACCATAAAATTTGTTCAAACTGCTGGAAGGAAAATAAAGGTAAACATGCTAAGAAATTTGATTCttctcataaaaataattacataatgcAGTGcctttttacaaataataagaaacttaaaaacaacatATGGGTATTAGACAGTGGTTGCACGTCTCATATGACTTATCAACgagacttatttaaaacaatagataGTACATCCAGAAAACTTAACTTTGCGACGGACGAGTACACTGCAGAGATAAAAGGTAAAGGAATAGTTTCctttataactaaaaatgGCAACAGTAAGGCAATAACGCGCTTACAAGACACCTTATACGTACCGAACCTTTGCACCAACTTAATGTCCGTAAGTAAGATGACAGATGCTGGTTGTTCTGTGCTATTTACTAACAATAAAGCAACTGTAAATAACCctaaaaatggaataaaactAACGgcatataaacaaaaagacGGTCTttactatgtgaaaccagatCAACATGAAAGGAACTATTTGGTCACTAATGATAAGGTCACAAGTTCTCCTCCGAAGGACTCAACGACTTTATCAAGTATTAATGACTGGCATAGAAAACTGGGTCACATGAACGTAAAAGATCTGAAATATGCGCGTAGACATGAAAACTTAATTGGCTTAAATTTTGATGCATCGGAAAATTTGAATGACTGTGAAGTATGCATACAAGCAAACCTCCATCGTGAACCTGCTCCACATAATAAAACAACTCAAAGAACAACAGAATGTTTACAAATCATTCACAGCGATGTGTGTGGACCTATTCAGACGCCCACCATACgcgaaaataaatactttgttaCTTTTATAGATGACTACAGTCGATACTGTAGAGTTTATCTAATGAAAAATAAGAGCGAAGTACTTGAAAAATTCAAAGAGTTCAAAGAGTTAGCGGAAACACACACAGGTaacaaaattaagtttttacaaTCTGACAACGGCACTGAATATGTTAATAAGCAGTTTGACACTTACTTAAAACAGTGTGGTATTCAAAGACGTCTTACCGCACCTTATACTCCACACCAAAACGGAGTTGCTGAACGTAAAAACCGTACCCTATTAGAAAAAGCAAGAGCATTGATGATAGATGCAAATGCACCATTGAAACTCTGGAGCGAGGCAgtggctacttctaattatttGGCAAATAGAAACATAAACAATGCCATTCAAAATCGAACACCATTCGAACGATGGGTTGGTAGATAGCCCTGTGTAaatcatctatatatatttggtAGTAAgacttttgttttgaaaaagGGATCTAATGGTCACAAATTTGCACCTAAAGCAATTCCAGGGATGTTTGTGGGATACTCTGA includes the following:
- the LOC125059859 gene encoding uncharacterized protein LOC125059859, which encodes MATRKITLFDSEREIVVDIIVSEAEAARAERDVFFATELLRKAEASASVQVDQEFIEETSESFIEERLDSDNLNSETPQFEGETSVYRWNSPCVLLLLELYRSMEGTLNSGKISQKQVWNKISQDMKKKGYDVTGPQCHSKIRSLKKTYKSTKDHNNKSGNNRKTWQFYDIMDEIFGKKAWCNPVAVASSTGLSLKEAENNDSTAGSDSGCSLKTRKASIASLLEKRLHQKEEHEENKKKSHLERMKMDEKFLEVLEKLANK